From the genome of Pseudomonas yamanorum, one region includes:
- a CDS encoding Orn/Lys/Arg family decarboxylase: MYKDLKFPVLIVHRDIKADTVAGDRVRGIARELEQEGFSIFSAVDYAEGRLVASTHHGLACMLIAAEGAGENTHLMQNMVELIRLARVRAPNLPIFALGEQVTLENAPADAMSELNQLRGILYLFEDTVPFLARQVARAARAYLDGLLPPFFKALVQHTADSNYSWHTPGHGGGVAYRKSPVGQAFHQFFGENTLRSDLSVSVPELGSLLDHTGPLAEAEARAARNFGADHTYFVINGTSTANKIVWHSMVGRDDLVLVDRNCHKSVLHSIIMTGAIPLYLCPERNELGIIGPIPLSEFSPESIRAKIDASPLTRGRPAKVKLAVVTNSTYDGLCYNAELIKQQLGNSVEVLHFDEAWYAYAAFHEFFAGRYGMGTSRTADSPLVFTTHSTHKLLAAFSQASMIHVQDGGVRKLDRDRFNEAFMMHISTSPQYSIIASLDVASAMMEGPAGRSLLQEMFDEALSFRRALANLRQHIAAEDWWFSIWQPPLVAGIDRVVTADWLLQPQADWHGFGDIAEDYVLLDPIKVTLVMPGLNAGGALSECGIPAAVVSKFLWERGLVVEKTGLYSFLVLFSMGITKGKWSTLLTELLEFKRSYDANVSLAVCLPSVFQQGPVRYQGLGLKDLCDQLHSCYRSNATAKHLKRMYTVLPEIAMKPADAYDLLVKGEVEAVSIDALPGRIAAVMLVPYPPGIPLIMPGERFTESTRSIIDYLAFARTFDSSFPGFVADVHGLQHEDDGNGRCYTVDCIKG; the protein is encoded by the coding sequence ATGTACAAAGACCTGAAGTTCCCGGTTCTGATCGTACACCGCGACATCAAGGCCGACACCGTTGCCGGCGACCGCGTCCGGGGCATTGCCCGGGAGCTGGAACAGGAGGGCTTCAGTATCTTTTCGGCGGTGGACTACGCCGAGGGCCGCCTGGTGGCTTCGACCCATCACGGCCTGGCCTGCATGCTGATCGCCGCCGAGGGCGCCGGGGAAAATACCCACCTGATGCAAAACATGGTGGAGCTGATCCGCCTGGCGCGGGTGCGGGCGCCGAACCTGCCGATCTTTGCCCTGGGTGAGCAAGTCACCCTGGAAAACGCCCCGGCCGACGCCATGAGCGAACTCAACCAATTGCGGGGCATTCTTTACCTGTTTGAAGACACCGTGCCTTTTCTCGCGCGGCAAGTCGCACGGGCCGCGCGGGCTTACCTGGATGGCCTGTTGCCGCCATTCTTCAAGGCCCTGGTGCAGCACACGGCGGATTCCAATTACTCCTGGCACACCCCCGGCCATGGCGGTGGCGTGGCCTATCGCAAAAGCCCGGTGGGGCAGGCGTTTCATCAGTTTTTCGGGGAAAATACCCTGCGATCGGACTTGTCGGTGTCGGTGCCGGAGCTGGGTTCGCTGCTGGACCACACCGGCCCGCTGGCCGAAGCCGAGGCCCGGGCGGCGCGCAACTTCGGCGCGGATCACACCTACTTCGTGATCAATGGCACGTCCACCGCCAACAAGATCGTCTGGCATTCCATGGTTGGCCGGGATGACCTGGTGCTGGTGGACCGCAACTGCCACAAGTCGGTATTGCATTCGATCATCATGACCGGCGCCATTCCGTTGTACCTGTGCCCGGAGCGTAATGAACTGGGGATCATCGGACCGATTCCCCTGAGCGAGTTCAGCCCCGAATCGATCCGCGCGAAAATCGACGCCAGCCCGTTGACCCGAGGGCGACCGGCCAAGGTCAAGCTGGCGGTGGTCACCAATTCCACCTACGACGGCCTGTGCTACAACGCCGAGCTGATCAAGCAGCAACTGGGCAACAGTGTCGAGGTGCTGCACTTTGACGAAGCCTGGTATGCCTACGCGGCGTTTCATGAGTTCTTCGCCGGGCGCTACGGCATGGGCACGTCGCGCACGGCCGACAGCCCGCTGGTGTTCACCACACACTCCACCCACAAGCTGCTGGCGGCGTTCAGCCAGGCGTCGATGATCCATGTGCAGGATGGCGGTGTGCGCAAGCTCGACCGGGATCGCTTCAACGAAGCGTTCATGATGCATATTTCCACCTCGCCGCAGTACAGCATCATCGCCTCCCTGGATGTCGCCTCGGCAATGATGGAAGGGCCGGCGGGGCGCTCGTTGCTGCAAGAGATGTTTGACGAAGCCCTGAGCTTTCGTCGCGCCCTGGCCAACCTGCGCCAGCACATCGCCGCTGAAGACTGGTGGTTCTCCATCTGGCAGCCGCCGCTGGTGGCGGGCATTGACCGGGTGGTGACGGCGGACTGGCTGTTGCAACCCCAGGCCGACTGGCATGGCTTTGGCGATATCGCCGAAGACTACGTGTTGCTGGACCCGATCAAAGTCACTCTGGTGATGCCCGGCCTGAACGCCGGCGGGGCCTTGAGCGAGTGCGGAATCCCCGCTGCGGTGGTCAGTAAATTCCTCTGGGAACGTGGGCTGGTGGTGGAAAAGACCGGGCTGTATTCGTTCCTTGTGCTGTTTTCCATGGGCATCACCAAAGGCAAGTGGAGTACCCTGCTCACCGAATTACTGGAATTCAAGCGCAGTTATGACGCCAACGTGAGCCTTGCTGTCTGTTTGCCATCGGTGTTTCAGCAGGGCCCGGTGCGGTATCAGGGATTGGGTTTGAAGGACCTGTGCGACCAGTTGCACAGCTGCTACCGCAGCAATGCCACGGCCAAGCACTTGAAGCGGATGTACACGGTCTTGCCGGAAATCGCCATGAAACCGGCCGATGCCTACGACCTGTTGGTCAAGGGCGAAGTCGAGGCAGTGTCCATCGACGCTTTGCCAGGACGCATCGCAGCGGTCATGCTGGTGCCTTATCCGCCGGGTATTCCGTTGATCATGCCGGGTGAGCGGTTCACCGAATCGACTCGCTCGATCATTGATTACCTGGCGTTTGCCAGGACGTTTGACAGTAGTTTCCCCGGCTTTGTCGCCGATGTTCATGGACTGCAACACGAAGATGACGGCAATGGTCGCTGTTACACCGTCGATTGCATCAAGGGTTAA
- a CDS encoding GNAT family N-acetyltransferase yields MNPKYPGLSVRVADEGFDAYVWGNDFSFEVNAYGVPEMGKRVDQWAVERIVPYRKCYGIDPEEFASFRDAADSAVFMAYLDDRPVGHIVVSTNWNGFAHVDELAVVLPARRHGVAKALLDVAQFWSRKKNLPGMMLETQNNNLGACRLYERCGYVMGGIDHLRYRGIDPQTREVAIFWYRLFKTELEAV; encoded by the coding sequence ATGAACCCGAAGTACCCGGGTCTCAGTGTCCGCGTGGCTGATGAGGGATTTGACGCCTACGTGTGGGGTAATGACTTCAGCTTTGAGGTCAATGCCTATGGTGTGCCGGAAATGGGCAAGCGCGTCGATCAATGGGCGGTGGAGCGTATCGTGCCGTACCGCAAATGCTACGGCATCGACCCCGAGGAGTTCGCCAGCTTTCGTGACGCGGCCGACAGTGCGGTGTTCATGGCGTACCTCGATGACCGGCCCGTTGGGCACATCGTGGTCAGCACCAACTGGAACGGGTTTGCCCATGTGGATGAGCTGGCGGTGGTGTTGCCGGCGCGGCGCCATGGGGTGGCCAAGGCATTGCTGGACGTGGCGCAATTCTGGAGCCGCAAGAAGAACTTGCCGGGGATGATGCTGGAAACCCAGAACAACAACCTCGGTGCCTGCCGGCTGTATGAGCGCTGCGGGTATGTGATGGGCGGGATCGACCACCTGCGCTATCGCGGGATTGATCCCCAGACCCGTGAAGTGGCGATTTTCTGGTATCGGTTGTTCAAGACAGAACTGGAAGCGGTCTGA